From Desulfuromonas soudanensis, the proteins below share one genomic window:
- a CDS encoding copper resistance protein B: protein MKITARAVLIAVSLLAFELPVLGEETSTPSGAPPGWPDPIEDSGIHSLVLVDQLEYWGSDEQDALRWDLISWVGGDYHRLWIKTEGEVLTAGAGGELELFDLQYGRLIAPFWDLLVGAGYQRVWGPGSDPDHLYAVVGVQGLAPQWFEVDANLRLSEKGDLSADLEAEYDLLLTQRLVLQPRFETSLALQEVEEFGVGEGFNAVRLGARLRYEIRREFAPYIGVTWNRKLGDTADLAREEGEDVEDFSLIAGVRLWF, encoded by the coding sequence ATGAAAATCACGGCCCGAGCCGTTCTGATCGCCGTCTCTCTGCTCGCTTTCGAGCTTCCCGTTCTCGGGGAAGAAACCTCCACGCCGAGCGGCGCTCCGCCGGGGTGGCCCGATCCCATTGAAGACTCCGGGATTCACAGCCTGGTGCTGGTGGACCAGCTCGAATACTGGGGCAGCGATGAGCAGGATGCCCTGCGGTGGGATCTGATTTCCTGGGTCGGCGGTGATTACCACCGACTGTGGATCAAGACCGAAGGCGAGGTCCTGACCGCCGGCGCCGGCGGCGAACTCGAGCTGTTCGACCTGCAGTACGGCCGACTCATCGCGCCGTTCTGGGATCTTCTGGTCGGCGCCGGTTACCAGCGGGTCTGGGGCCCAGGATCGGACCCCGATCACTTATATGCGGTGGTCGGGGTCCAGGGTCTGGCGCCGCAGTGGTTCGAGGTGGACGCCAACCTGCGTCTCAGCGAAAAAGGGGACCTTTCGGCCGATCTGGAGGCGGAATACGACTTGCTGCTGACCCAGCGGCTGGTCCTTCAGCCCCGCTTCGAAACCTCACTCGCCCTGCAGGAGGTCGAGGAATTCGGGGTGGGCGAGGGGTTCAACGCCGTTCGTCTCGGCGCCCGCCTGCGCTACGAAATCCGCCGTGAGTTTGCCCCTTACATCGGCGTCACGTGGAACCGCAAGCTCGGCGACACGGCCGATCTCGCCCGCGAAGAGGGAGAAGACGTCGAAGATTTTTCCTTGATAGCCGGGGTGCGGCTGTGGTTCTGA